CCACGTTCACGCAATTCACCAAAATAACCAGAAGTTCCACCACCGATTTTAGTCTGCATGATCACTTCTCCAAGCTTATGTGTAATTCCTTCAATTTTATCCGGAACATGCACATTAAAACAAGAAATTGGCAACCCTCTTTCTGTTCCCATATTTGCCCAAACTGGCGAACTGATACTCATCCAACCTCTTTCGATCATTTCCATGAAAGACTCTTTCAATTCTGGTTTGTAAAGCCTTTTGGCTGCGGCAGTACAAATTCTATCAATTGCTCCTTCTACAGTTTCTCCTTTTAGAAGATAACCGCGATTTAAAATCTGTTCACTTTCAGAATTTTTCCACCACATTTTACTGTCGTTTTGTGGCTCAAAATTGTTATTTGCTGGGTTTGTGTCTATCGTATTCATAATGTATTATGGGCTTGTATTAGAAAAGATCGTTTGCTGTGATACTCTTGTCGTGTTTTGTATATTCTACTGGACGTTTCGCAAAGAAATCATCTAAACTGTTTGCAAAAACTTCTTCTTCAAACCAAGTCATTTTTGAATATTCTTCTGGAGAAACATTAAAGATAGTTTCGATATTGATTTGTTTCAAACTTTCATCAATTCTAAATTTCATAAAGTTTACCAAATCCTCTTTGTTTATTGTTTCAACCGCTCCATTTTCAAAAATCCAATCTAAAATATCTGCTTCAACAGAAATTGATTCTCTAACCGTTTCCCTAATTAATTCTAAAGTCTCTGCGTCGAAATATTCTGGAAACTCTTCACGAATTTTATTAATGATATAAATTCCGCCATTAGCATGAATTTGCTCATCGATTGATGTCCAAGCAATAATATTGCTCACATTTTTCATATATCCTTTGAATCTTGTGAATGACAATAAAATAGCAAATTGGCTGAAAAGAGAAACGTTTTCAATCAAAATACTGAACAAAATCAGTGACACCATGTATTTTCTGTTGTCCTGAGACTTCGTGTCTTTCAATACATTCGAAAGATAATCTACACGTCTGCGAATTACAGGAACATCCAATAGCTTTTCAAATTCATCATTATATCCTAAAACTTCCAACAAACGAGAATAGGCTTCAGAATGTCTAAATTCGCATTCTGCAAAAGTAGTTCCCAAACCATTAAATTCTGGTTTTGGAAAATGTTCGTATATATTACCCCAAAAACTTTTTACAGCTACCTCAATTTGTGCAATAGCCAATAAACTATTTTTAATTGCTGTTTTTTCTGCCAAATCCAAATGCGCATGAAAGTCTTGTGTGTCGGCAGTAAAATCTACTTCAGTGTGTACCCAATAAGCTTTATTAATAGCTTCGGTAAATTGCAGAACCTCAGGATATTCAAAAGGTTTATAGTTGATTCTTTTATCAAAAATTGACATATATATAGAGTTTTAAGTGACTATTTTGAAATAAAAATACGAGCGCTTATTTGGGGAGGATTAGCGTGATTTCTATATTTACAAATTTAGCCCACAGTTATTGTTTTGTCCACTTTTAGATGTTAAAAAACCGCTCAATTATCAACAGTTTTAAAACTTCAAAAAATCAGGATGAAGCAAATTTTATCAACATGAAAATATGGTTCTGTAATCTACAATGAGCTAGGAGTTTCCCTAAAAATAATGCTAAGTTATCAACATGAAAAAAAGTGCTTTTTGAGGTCGAAAACCAAAACAGTTATCAACATCCGATTTGAAAAAAGAGAAATTTCAAATCGAATTTCAAATTTAAAAAACGTCATTTATTAATAATAATTCTAAATAATAAAAGCGCTATAGAAATCATAATTCGCTTTATTACAAATATTTACAATAAATTAAATATTAAAATTGTAAAGAATTGCAATAAAATCAGCATCGGAGAAATGAATTAGTAGCACAAACACTAGCTTTCCAACTTAGTACATATATAAAGTTGGAAAATCATCGAAAAGCATTTTTTCCCCTTCTAAAAAGAGATCGAATTAAAACAAAATTAAAATTTACTTAAGAGATTCTTAATTTTTAGAAAAATAGCATCTATTTGCCCTTTTACAGCAAATTATTCTTGGTTTAAGAATATTAATTTTTACATTTGCTTTTATTTTTATTTATTCTAAATAGAACGAAATATTCTCAAAAAATAAATTTAATCTTGTACAATTCAATAACCATAAATTATCGAAATATGAAAAAGAATCTTTTCGTTTCTTTTGCATTTGCTGTTACTTTATTTGTAAGTGCTCAGCAAAAAAACGCGTTGCTAGATGCAGCTTTCTGGAAAACTTCACCTACTGTTGAAACGGTTCAGGCAGAAATCGCTAAAGGAAATAATCCAGCTGAAGCGAATGCAAACGCATTTGATGTTACAACGTTGGCCATTAATAATGATGCTCCTTTTGCAACTATCAAGTTTTTAGTAGAGCAACCCGGAAATTCGATCACAAAATTAACGCATGATAATCGTATCTACCTGCACTGGGCAGCATATAGAGGAAATACAGAATTGGTTCAATATTTAATTGCTAAAGGTTCTGATATAAATTTTGAAGACAGCCACGGAACTGCTCCTGCAGATTTTGCAGCTTCAAACGGACAGTCAGATGCTGCGCTGTACGACGCTTTTTTTAAAGCTGGACTTAATCCGACAAAAAAATATGCAAATGGAGCAAACCTTTTACTATTAGCCATTGCTTCTGATAAAGATTTAAAAGCTGCAGAATATTTTGCTACTAAAGGAATGTCATTAAAGGATGTTGATAATGATGGAAATACTGCTTTTACTTACGCTGCAAGATCTGGTAATATTGCTCTTTTGAAAAAACTTTTAGAAAAAGGAATTAAACCAACTAACAATGCACTTTTATTTGCTGCGCAAGGAAGCCGTAGAGAGACTAATACTTTAGAAACTTATAAATATTTGGTTGAAGAAGTAAAAATTAAACCGTCTTTTCAAAATAAATCGGGACAAAATGTTTTACACTTTCTGGCTGGAAAACCAAATCAGACTGAAATAATTAAATATTTCTTAGGAAAAGGTGTTGATGCAAACATAGCCGATAAAGAAGGAAACACGCCAATTATGGTAGCAGCTGGAGCTAGAGAAACTGCTGTTTTAGAGTTGTTT
The Flavobacterium humidisoli DNA segment above includes these coding regions:
- a CDS encoding ribonucleotide-diphosphate reductase subunit beta — encoded protein: MSIFDKRINYKPFEYPEVLQFTEAINKAYWVHTEVDFTADTQDFHAHLDLAEKTAIKNSLLAIAQIEVAVKSFWGNIYEHFPKPEFNGLGTTFAECEFRHSEAYSRLLEVLGYNDEFEKLLDVPVIRRRVDYLSNVLKDTKSQDNRKYMVSLILFSILIENVSLFSQFAILLSFTRFKGYMKNVSNIIAWTSIDEQIHANGGIYIINKIREEFPEYFDAETLELIRETVRESISVEADILDWIFENGAVETINKEDLVNFMKFRIDESLKQINIETIFNVSPEEYSKMTWFEEEVFANSLDDFFAKRPVEYTKHDKSITANDLF
- a CDS encoding ankyrin repeat domain-containing protein — its product is MKKNLFVSFAFAVTLFVSAQQKNALLDAAFWKTSPTVETVQAEIAKGNNPAEANANAFDVTTLAINNDAPFATIKFLVEQPGNSITKLTHDNRIYLHWAAYRGNTELVQYLIAKGSDINFEDSHGTAPADFAASNGQSDAALYDAFFKAGLNPTKKYANGANLLLLAIASDKDLKAAEYFATKGMSLKDVDNDGNTAFTYAARSGNIALLKKLLEKGIKPTNNALLFAAQGSRRETNTLETYKYLVEEVKIKPSFQNKSGQNVLHFLAGKPNQTEIIKYFLGKGVDANIADKEGNTPIMVAAGARETAVLELFLPSIKNINAQNLKGESALTFAVRNGTPEAVNLLLAKGADVNVKDKDGNNLGVYLVQSYRPAGREKAAIDSFDAKAKLLQDKGLNLAAAQKDGNTLYHIAITKNDVSLLKKITDLKVDINAKNKDGLTALHRAAMTSKDDAILKYLVSAGAKKDISTEFDETAYALAKENELLTKNNISVEFLK